A single region of the Oxyura jamaicensis isolate SHBP4307 breed ruddy duck chromosome 6, BPBGC_Ojam_1.0, whole genome shotgun sequence genome encodes:
- the UNC5B gene encoding LOW QUALITY PROTEIN: netrin receptor UNC5B (The sequence of the model RefSeq protein was modified relative to this genomic sequence to represent the inferred CDS: deleted 2 bases in 2 codons), whose amino-acid sequence MQPPGPPRRIFILLLLLFLPHRRWALAAAGLEYSDVLPDSFPSAPAETLPHFLLEPQDAYIVKNKPVELVCRANPATQIYFKCNGEWVNQNDHVTKEDLDEVTGLLVREVQIEVSRQQVEELFGLEDYWCQCVAWSSAGTTKSRRAYVRIAYLRKNFDQEPLGKEVPLEHEVLLQCRPPEGVPQAEVEWLRNEDVIDPTQDTNFLITIDHNLIIKQARLLDTANYTCMAKNIVAKRRSTTAAVIVYVNGGWSTWSEWSPCNNRCGRGWQKRTRTCTNPAPLNGGSFCDGQPFQKITCTTLCPVDGAWTEWSKWSACSTECTHWRSRECAAPAPRNGGKDCSGVLLDSKNCTDGLCLHNKRVLSEPKSHLLEATGDVALYAGLVVAIFVFIVILMAVGVVVYRRRCRDFDTDITDSSAALTGGFHPVNFKTSRHDNPQLLHPSMQPDLTASAGVYRGPMYALQDSSDKIPMTNSPLLDPLPNLKIKVYNSSTASSSPGLHDGTDLLGGGPATGTYPGDSSRDGHFGNMRSKALGSQHLLSLPREHGSSASGTFGYLGGRLTIPGTGVSLLVPHGAIPQGKFYEMYLVINKAESALLPSEGTQTVLSPAVTCGPTGLLLCRPVVLTIPHCADVGSSDWIFQLKTQSHQGNWEEVVTLDEETLNTPCYCQLEAKSCHVLLDQLGTYVFVGESYSRSAIKRLQLAIFAPTVCTSLEYNLKVYCLEDTPDALKEVLELERTLGGYLLEEPKPLPFKDSYHNLRLSIHDIPHSLWRSKLLAKYQEIPFYHIWSGSQRALHCTFTLERYSQASTELTCKICVRQVEGEGQIFQLHITLGEHAGSFDTLRSHHSSAPTTQLGPYAFKIPLSIRQKICSSLDAPNARGNDWRLLAQKLSMDRYLNYFATKASPTGVLLDLWEAQHQDDGDLNTLASALEEMGKSEMLVVMATEGDCC is encoded by the exons GGCTGGAGTACAGCGACGTGCTGCCCGACTCCTTCCCCTCGGCCCCGGCGGAGACGCTGCCCCACTTCCTGCTGGAGCCGCAGGACGCCTACATCGTGAAGAACAAGCCCGTGGAGCTCGTCTGCAGGGCCAACCCCGCCACCCAGATCTACTTCAAGTGCAACGGGGAGTGGGTCAACCAGAACGACCACGTCACCAAGGAGGACCTGGACGAGGTCACGG GGCTGCTGGTGCGGGAGGTGCAGATCGAGGTCTCCCggcagcaggtggaggagcTCTTCGGCCTGGAGGACTACTGGTGCCAGTGCGTGGCCTGGAGCTCGGCGGGCACCACCAAGAGCCGCAGGGCGTACGTCCGCATCGCGT ACCTGCGGAAGAACTTTGACCAGGAGCCGCTGGGCAAGGAGGTGCCGCTGGAGCAcgaggtgctgctgcagtgccgC CCCCCCGAGGGGGTGCCGCAGGCGGAG GTGGAGTGGCTGAGGAACGAGGACGTCATCGATCCCACCCAGGACACCAACTTCCTCATCACCATCGATCACAACCTCATCATCAAGCAGGCCCGCCTCTTGGACACTGCCAACTACACCTGCATGGCCAAGAACATCGTGGCCAAGCGCCGGAGCACCACGGCCGCCGTCATCGTCTACG TGAACGGGGGCTGGTCCACCTGGTCCGAGTGGTCTCCGTGCAACAACCGCTGCGGCCGGGGCTGGCAGAAGCGCACGCGGACGTGCACCAACCCCGCACCGCTCAACGGCGGCTCCTTCTGCGACGGGCAGCCCTTCCAGAAAATAACCTGCACCACCCTCTGCCCAG TGGACGGCGCGTGGACGGAGTGGAGCAAGTGGTCGGCCTGCAGCACCGAGTGCACCCACTGGCGCAGCCGCGAGTgcgctgccccggccccccgcaACGGCGGCAAGGACTGCAGCGGCGTGCTGCTCGACTCCAAAAACTGCACCGACGGGCTCTGCCTGCACA ATAAAAGAGTTCTAAGCGAACCCAAAAGCCACC TGCTGGAGGCCACGGGCGACGTGGCCCTGTACGCCGGGCTGGTGGTGGCCATTTTCGTCTTCATCGTGATCCTGATGGCTGTGGGGGTGGTGGTGTACCGGCGGCGGTGCCGGGATTTCGACACGGACATCACGGACTCATCAGCTGCCCTGACGGGGGGCTTCCACCCGGTCAACTTCAAGACGTCCCGGCATG ACAACCCGCAGCTGCTGCACCCCTCCATGCAGCCCGACCTGACGGCCAGCGCCGGGGTGTACCGCGGCCCCATGTACGCCCTGCAGGACTCCTCCGACAAGATCCCCATGACCAACTCCCCGCTCCTCGACCCCTTGCCCAACCTCAAGATCAAGGTCTACAACTCCTCCACCGCCTCCTCGTCGCCGGGCCTTCACGACGGGACGGatttgctggggggggggccc gCCACCGGCACCTACCcgggggacagcagcagggacgGGCACTTTGGGAACATGCGGAGCAAAGCCCTgggctcccagcacctcctcaGCCTGCCCCGGGAGCACGGCAGCAGCGCCAGTGGGACTTTTGGCTACCTAGGGGGAAGGCTCACCATCCCTGGCACGG GGGTGAGCCTGCTGGTGCCCCACGGGGCCATCCCCCAGGGGAAGTTCTACGAGATGTACCTGGTCATCAACAAGGCAGAGAGCGCCCT cttGCCCTCCGAAGGCACGCAGACGGTGCTGAGCCCGGCGGTGACCTGCGGCCCCACCGGCCTGCTGCTGTGCCGCCCCGTCGTCCTGACCATTCCCCACTGTGCGGACGTCGGCTCCTCCGACTggattttccagctgaaaacaCAGTCCCACCAGGGAAACTGGGAG GAAGTCGTGACCCTGGATGAGGAGACCCTCAACACCCCCTGCTACTGCCAGCTGGAAGCCAAGTCCTGCCACGTTCTGCTCGACCAGCTGGGCACCTACGTCTTCGTGGGGGAGTCCTACTCCAGGTCAGCCATCAAGAGGCTCCAGCTGGCCATCTTCGCCCCCACTGTTTGCACCTCCCTGGAGTACAACCTCAAGGTCTACTGCTTGGAGGACACGCCGGACGCCCTGAAG gaggtgctggagctggagcggaCGCTGGGCGGTTACCTGCTGGAGGAGCCCAAGCCGCTGCCCTTCAAGGACAGCTACCACAACCTGCGCCTCTCCATCCACGACATCCCCCACTCGCTGTGGAGGAGCAAGCTGCTGGCCAAGTACCAG GAAATCCCCTTCTACCACATCTGGAGTGGCAGCCAGCGAGCCCTGCACTGCACCTTCACGCTGGAGAGGTACAGCCAGGCCTCCACCGAGCTCACCTGCAAGATCTGCGTGCGGCAGGTGGAAGGGGAAGGGCAGATCTTCCAGCTCCACATCACGCTGGGAGAG CACGCCGGCTCCTTCGACACCCTCCGCTCGCACCACAGCAGTGCCCCCACCACCCAGCTGGGACCCTACGCCTTCAAAATCCCCCTCTCCATCCGGCAGAAAATCTGCAGCAGCCTGGACGCTCCCAACGCCAGGGGGAACGACTGGAGGCTTCTCGCCCAGAAGCTCTCCATGGACCG GTACCTGAACTACTTCGCCACCAAAGCCAGCCCCACCGGGGTGCTCCTGGACTTGTGGGAAGCCCAGCACCAAGACGACGGTGATCTCAACACCCTGGCCAGTGCCTTAGAAGAGATGGGCAAGAGCGAGATGCTGGTGGTCATGGCCACGGAGGGCGACTGCTGCTGA
- the SLC29A3 gene encoding equilibrative nucleoside transporter 3 isoform X1: MGFCPCRGRGFLLCMGERERKATGLVNDHLHCNAAAPACPHRTSPVFLGVPLPAPTPYRSSSGLVPTTNPPRTLTACLGLSCSTMQPAASSFPPDDEPLLEEPSVIRPGGRKPGDHSSGAYVIFFLLGIGSLLPWNFFITAKHYWVYKLQNCSEQAGRAPSDLRDYFESYISIASTVPSVLCLVGNFLLVNKVPASARILASLFVMLSVFLVITVLVKVDTSAWTPLFFGLTLACVAVVSGASTVFTSSILGLSSRFPMRNSQALISGQAMGGTLSAIASLIDLAAATDVTDSALAYFLTADIFIVICIMVYLLLPQLQYSRYYLRSHQESLSPASVLPGGPVGDEAEPGGTTSSTPLPSHPGIPPLRPILRKTAALGSCLFYVFFISIIIFPSLSSNIESVHRASGSPWSTKYFVPLTCFLLYNFADWCGRQITAWIQAPGPNSKLLPALVLLRTVFLPLFILSNYQPRAHIRTVLFAHDAYPVAFTALLGLSNGYLGTLAIVYGPKIVPKELAEAAGVVMTFYLVLGLALGSACSALIVHLI; the protein is encoded by the exons ATGGGGTTTTGTCCTTGCAGGGGCAGAGGGTTCTTGCTTTGCATGGGGGAAAGGGAGCGCAAGGCCACGGGGCTGGTTAATGATCACCTGCACTGCAACGCTGCTGCACCCGCCTGTCCCCATCGCACCTCTCCTGTTTTTCTGGGGGTCCCACTCCCCGCTCCGACCCCGTACAGATCCTCAAGTGGCCTTGTCCCTACAACTAACCCCCCTCGCACCCTAACAGCCTGTCTGGGGTTGTCTTGCAGCACCATGCAGCCGGCAGCCAGCAGCTTTCCCCCGGATGATGAGCCCCTGCTGGAGGAGCCTTCGGTGATCAGACCCGGCGGGCGAAAGCCAGGCGACCACTCCAGTGGGGCTTacgttatttttttcctgctgggcatcgggtccctgctgccctggaATTTTTTCATCACCGCCAAGCACTACTGGGTGTACAAGCTGCAGAACTGCTCGGAGCAGGCGGGACGGGCGCCCTCGGACCTGCGG GACTATTTTGAGAGTTACATCTCCATCGCTTCCACCGTGCCCTCGGTGCTGTGCCTGGTCGGAAACTTCCTGCTGGTCAACAA GGTGCCCGCCAGCGCCCGCATCCTGGCCTCGCTCTTCGTCATGCTCTCCGTCTTCCTGGTGATCACGGTGCTGGTGAAGGTCGACACGTCCGCCTGGACCCCCCTCTTCTTCGGCCTCACCCTCGCCTGCGTGGCCGTGGTCAGCGGCGCCTCCACCGTCTtcaccagcagcatcctgggcCTGAGCAGCCGCTTCCCCATGAGGAACTCGCAGGCACTGATCTCAG GTCAGGCCATGGGTGGCACGCTCAGCGCCATCGCGTCCCTCATCGACCTGGCAGCAGCCACCGATGTGACCGACAGCGCCCTGGCTTACTTCCTCACCGCCGACATCTTCATCGTCATCTGCATCATGGTCtacctcctgctgccccagctgcagtaCTCCAG GTATTACTTGAGAAGCCACCAGGAgagcctgtccccagccagcgTGCTGCCCGGTGGCCCTGTGGGGGACGAGGCAGAGCCGGGGGGCACCACGAGCAGCACACCGCTGCCCAGCCACCCCGGCATCCCCCCGCTGCGCCCCATCCTGCGCAAGACGGCCGCCCTGGGCTCCTGCCTCTTCTACGTCTTCTTCATCTCCATCATCATCTTCCCGTCCCTCTCCTCCAACATCGAGTCCGTCCACAGGGCCTCGGGGAGCCCGTGGAGCACCAAGTACTTCGTGCCCCTCACCTGCTTCCTCCTGTACAACTTCGCCGACTGGTGCGGGCGGCAGATCACCGCCTGGATCCAGGCGCCCGGCCCCAACAGCAAGCTGCTGCCCGCCCTGGTCCTCCTCAGGACCgtcttcctccccctcttcaTCCTCAGCAACTACCAGCCCCGGGCGCACATCCGGACGGTGCTTTTCGCCCACGACGCCTACCCGGTGGCCTTCACGGCGCTGCTGGGGCTCAGCAACGGCTACCTGGGCACGCTGGCCATCGTCTACGGCCCCAAGATCGTGCCGAAGGAGCTGGCCGAGGCAGCGGGGGTGGTGATGACATTTTacctggtgctggggctggccctgGGCTCCGCATGCTCCGCGCTCATCGTGCACCTCATCTAG
- the SLC29A3 gene encoding equilibrative nucleoside transporter 3 isoform X2 → MQPAASSFPPDDEPLLEEPSVIRPGGRKPGDHSSGAYVIFFLLGIGSLLPWNFFITAKHYWVYKLQNCSEQAGRAPSDLRDYFESYISIASTVPSVLCLVGNFLLVNKVPASARILASLFVMLSVFLVITVLVKVDTSAWTPLFFGLTLACVAVVSGASTVFTSSILGLSSRFPMRNSQALISGQAMGGTLSAIASLIDLAAATDVTDSALAYFLTADIFIVICIMVYLLLPQLQYSRYYLRSHQESLSPASVLPGGPVGDEAEPGGTTSSTPLPSHPGIPPLRPILRKTAALGSCLFYVFFISIIIFPSLSSNIESVHRASGSPWSTKYFVPLTCFLLYNFADWCGRQITAWIQAPGPNSKLLPALVLLRTVFLPLFILSNYQPRAHIRTVLFAHDAYPVAFTALLGLSNGYLGTLAIVYGPKIVPKELAEAAGVVMTFYLVLGLALGSACSALIVHLI, encoded by the exons ATGCAGCCGGCAGCCAGCAGCTTTCCCCCGGATGATGAGCCCCTGCTGGAGGAGCCTTCGGTGATCAGACCCGGCGGGCGAAAGCCAGGCGACCACTCCAGTGGGGCTTacgttatttttttcctgctgggcatcgggtccctgctgccctggaATTTTTTCATCACCGCCAAGCACTACTGGGTGTACAAGCTGCAGAACTGCTCGGAGCAGGCGGGACGGGCGCCCTCGGACCTGCGG GACTATTTTGAGAGTTACATCTCCATCGCTTCCACCGTGCCCTCGGTGCTGTGCCTGGTCGGAAACTTCCTGCTGGTCAACAA GGTGCCCGCCAGCGCCCGCATCCTGGCCTCGCTCTTCGTCATGCTCTCCGTCTTCCTGGTGATCACGGTGCTGGTGAAGGTCGACACGTCCGCCTGGACCCCCCTCTTCTTCGGCCTCACCCTCGCCTGCGTGGCCGTGGTCAGCGGCGCCTCCACCGTCTtcaccagcagcatcctgggcCTGAGCAGCCGCTTCCCCATGAGGAACTCGCAGGCACTGATCTCAG GTCAGGCCATGGGTGGCACGCTCAGCGCCATCGCGTCCCTCATCGACCTGGCAGCAGCCACCGATGTGACCGACAGCGCCCTGGCTTACTTCCTCACCGCCGACATCTTCATCGTCATCTGCATCATGGTCtacctcctgctgccccagctgcagtaCTCCAG GTATTACTTGAGAAGCCACCAGGAgagcctgtccccagccagcgTGCTGCCCGGTGGCCCTGTGGGGGACGAGGCAGAGCCGGGGGGCACCACGAGCAGCACACCGCTGCCCAGCCACCCCGGCATCCCCCCGCTGCGCCCCATCCTGCGCAAGACGGCCGCCCTGGGCTCCTGCCTCTTCTACGTCTTCTTCATCTCCATCATCATCTTCCCGTCCCTCTCCTCCAACATCGAGTCCGTCCACAGGGCCTCGGGGAGCCCGTGGAGCACCAAGTACTTCGTGCCCCTCACCTGCTTCCTCCTGTACAACTTCGCCGACTGGTGCGGGCGGCAGATCACCGCCTGGATCCAGGCGCCCGGCCCCAACAGCAAGCTGCTGCCCGCCCTGGTCCTCCTCAGGACCgtcttcctccccctcttcaTCCTCAGCAACTACCAGCCCCGGGCGCACATCCGGACGGTGCTTTTCGCCCACGACGCCTACCCGGTGGCCTTCACGGCGCTGCTGGGGCTCAGCAACGGCTACCTGGGCACGCTGGCCATCGTCTACGGCCCCAAGATCGTGCCGAAGGAGCTGGCCGAGGCAGCGGGGGTGGTGATGACATTTTacctggtgctggggctggccctgGGCTCCGCATGCTCCGCGCTCATCGTGCACCTCATCTAG